The Nocardioides plantarum genome includes a region encoding these proteins:
- a CDS encoding GIY-YIG nuclease family protein, which produces MPWTYILRCADDSYYVGSTIDLERRLWEHSCSPDLGAAYTRRRRPVELVWAAQFDSIQQAFDFEKRVQGWGRKKREALIRGDFEALVPLSRRKAVQDRDATERGDRDERDGP; this is translated from the coding sequence GTGCCGTGGACCTACATCCTTCGCTGTGCCGACGACAGCTACTACGTCGGCAGCACCATCGACCTCGAACGTCGACTCTGGGAGCACAGCTGCTCCCCCGACCTGGGTGCGGCGTACACCCGTCGACGGCGTCCCGTCGAGCTGGTCTGGGCGGCCCAGTTCGACAGCATCCAGCAGGCCTTCGACTTCGAGAAGCGCGTGCAGGGGTGGGGACGGAAGAAGCGGGAGGCGCTGATCCGGGGCGACTTCGAGGCCCTGGTCCCGCTGTCACGCCGCAAGGCGGTCCAGGACCGCGATGCCACCGAACGGGGTGATCGGGACGAGCGAGACGGGCCATGA
- a CDS encoding glucose-6-phosphate dehydrogenase (catalyzes the formation of D-glucono-1,5-lactone 6-phosphate from D-glucose 6-phosphate): MVETSERAVERPGPHVVVLFGANGDLAKRMIYPALAKLGAAGRLPEAYAVIGTGRHDVDDYAGVIDEAVKDAVEDSDLAGRATFQTSDADDGADLAKAVEAAERKVAEEAGVDVADVRRLIYLSVPPGSMTDIVAMLGREKITDRARLVVEKPFGVDLETSRELDAAIKDVADEGDVFRVDHFLGKEAVQNVLALRFANRLLGSAWNRDHVASVHIDVPETLGLEGRGSFYETVGCLRDMVTTHLSQILGFVALDPPADLTAEAVRDAKAAVFEALRPFSKDDTVFGQFDGYRDDDDTDDDSRVETLVALTAYVDNERWQDVPFHLRTGKAMADDQRTVTVRFREPDPALFGDTGDDGHPHQLVLDLADEAKVAVEVRGKRPGPELEVAPATLTLDYAEDFPDDHPLAAYERILLDVFHGDQLLFARADEVDRLWQVSAPLLEDPPEVQTYEQGSWGPTPPWERA; this comes from the coding sequence ATGGTTGAGACCTCCGAGCGGGCTGTCGAGCGCCCGGGCCCCCACGTCGTCGTCCTCTTCGGCGCCAACGGCGACCTCGCCAAGCGGATGATCTACCCGGCGCTGGCCAAGCTCGGCGCGGCCGGCCGCCTCCCCGAGGCGTACGCCGTCATCGGCACCGGCCGCCACGACGTGGACGACTACGCCGGCGTCATCGATGAGGCCGTGAAGGACGCCGTCGAGGACAGCGACCTGGCCGGACGCGCGACCTTCCAGACCTCCGACGCCGACGACGGCGCCGACCTCGCCAAGGCCGTCGAGGCGGCCGAGAGGAAGGTCGCCGAGGAGGCCGGGGTCGACGTCGCCGACGTACGCCGCCTCATCTACCTCTCCGTGCCGCCCGGCTCGATGACCGACATCGTCGCGATGCTCGGCCGCGAGAAGATCACCGACCGCGCCCGGCTCGTGGTCGAGAAGCCGTTCGGCGTCGACCTCGAGACCTCGCGCGAGCTCGACGCCGCGATCAAGGACGTCGCCGACGAGGGCGACGTGTTCCGCGTCGACCACTTCCTCGGCAAGGAGGCCGTGCAGAACGTGCTGGCCCTGCGCTTCGCCAACCGGCTGCTCGGCTCGGCCTGGAACCGCGACCACGTCGCGTCGGTCCACATCGACGTGCCCGAGACACTGGGGCTGGAGGGGCGCGGCAGCTTCTACGAGACCGTCGGCTGCCTGCGCGACATGGTCACCACCCACCTGAGCCAGATCCTCGGCTTCGTCGCGCTCGACCCGCCCGCCGACCTCACCGCCGAGGCCGTGCGTGACGCCAAGGCCGCCGTCTTCGAGGCGCTGCGGCCCTTCAGCAAGGACGACACGGTCTTCGGCCAGTTCGACGGCTACCGCGACGACGACGACACCGACGACGACTCGCGGGTCGAGACCCTCGTCGCGCTCACGGCGTACGTCGACAACGAGCGCTGGCAGGACGTGCCGTTCCACCTGCGCACCGGCAAGGCCATGGCCGACGACCAGCGCACGGTGACCGTCCGCTTCCGCGAGCCCGACCCGGCGCTGTTCGGCGACACCGGCGACGACGGGCACCCGCACCAGCTCGTCCTCGACCTGGCCGACGAGGCCAAGGTCGCAGTAGAGGTGCGCGGCAAGCGGCCCGGGCCCGAGCTCGAGGTCGCGCCCGCGACCCTGACGCTCGACTACGCCGAGGACTTCCCCGACGACCACCCGCTGGCGGCCTACGAGCGGATCCTGCTCGACGTCTTCCACGGCGACCAGCTGCTGTTCGCGCGCGCCGACGAGGTCGACCGGCTGTGGCAGGTGAGCGCCCCCCTGCTGGAGGACCCGCCGGAGGTGCAGACCTACGAGCAGGGCTCGTGGGGACCGACCCCGCCGTGGGAGCGCGCGTGA
- a CDS encoding SDR family NAD(P)-dependent oxidoreductase, with protein sequence MDLGISGKTAVVTGGAGGMGRHITKLLLEEGVQVVMVDKDAGDLEEAVAWLPGDLPTPLTVPCDLSTDEAAQDLATTVADLAGEVDILVSGAGITGATGPFHEISDDDWIEAINTNLLSAVRVTRAFLPSLRHGGWGRIVYINSEDAVQPYDDELPYCASKAGLLSFARGLARSYADEGLLINTVSPAFVATPMTDAMMEKRADENGTSFDEAIESFLAEERPYMELGRRGEPEEVAAVVVFLCSALASFVNGANYRVDAGSVAGL encoded by the coding sequence ATGGACCTCGGAATCTCTGGCAAGACCGCCGTCGTCACGGGCGGTGCGGGCGGCATGGGCCGACACATCACCAAGCTGTTGCTCGAGGAGGGCGTGCAGGTCGTCATGGTCGACAAGGACGCCGGCGACCTCGAGGAGGCCGTCGCCTGGCTGCCCGGCGACCTGCCCACCCCGCTCACCGTGCCCTGCGACCTGTCGACCGACGAGGCCGCGCAGGACCTCGCGACCACGGTGGCCGACCTGGCCGGCGAGGTCGACATCCTGGTCAGCGGCGCCGGGATCACCGGCGCGACGGGACCCTTCCACGAGATCAGCGACGACGACTGGATCGAGGCGATCAACACCAACCTGCTCTCCGCCGTACGCGTCACGCGGGCGTTCCTGCCCTCGCTGCGCCACGGCGGCTGGGGCCGGATCGTCTACATCAACAGCGAGGACGCCGTCCAGCCCTACGACGACGAGCTGCCCTACTGCGCCTCCAAGGCCGGCCTGCTGTCCTTCGCCCGCGGACTGGCCCGCTCGTACGCCGACGAGGGCCTGCTCATCAACACCGTGTCGCCGGCGTTCGTCGCGACACCGATGACCGACGCGATGATGGAGAAGCGCGCCGACGAGAACGGCACCTCCTTCGACGAGGCCATCGAGTCCTTCCTCGCCGAGGAGCGCCCCTACATGGAGCTCGGCCGCCGCGGCGAGCCCGAGGAGGTCGCCGCCGTCGTCGTCTTCCTCTGCTCCGCCCTGGCCAGCTTCGTCAACGGCGCCAACTACCGCGTCGATGCGGGGTCCGTCGCCGGGTTGTAG